Part of the Candidatus Sulfotelmatobacter sp. genome is shown below.
GAAACGGCCGCGCAGGCGGTGCGCCGCGGCCATCGTGGCGCTTCCCACCGGCAACAGGCTCACGGGAGCCAGGGCGGACAGGATCCCCATGAGCCAGTCGTCGTAGGCCGGGTCGCCAGGCGAGGGCCCCAGATGGCACTCGGCCACGGCGCGCGAATGCGCCGCCGGAGCGCGGCCGGAGCGGGCCAGCAGATGGACTTCGTGGCCGCGGAGAGCCAGCGCGCGGGCAATCCCGAGGGTGTGTTTGAACTCGCCATCCGTGACCAGGACGCGGGACTGGGAGCCGCCTCCATCCCTGGGGTGGGTCATGGCGCCAGCATACGCGACTTGCCGGTCATGCTCGGAAGATTGCGGTTGGCAGGACCCTGCTTATTGAACCGCAGGGAGAACTGGCTGCGCACGCTGCTACATCGGTAACTCATTGAAATCACTTTAAATATGTCACAAGACCGCAATCTTCTGAGCATGATGAAACCTTTGCGAGTTGGACTGCGTCTAACTTTGTGTTTAGTCCAATTACCTACTCAGTCCAAAGCTCCCGTTCCCGAGGTACCCACCATGAGCGAACTCGAAATCTCTCGCCGCGAACGCAAGAAGGACGAAACGCGACAGCGCATCTTCCTTCACGCGATTCGCCTGTTCCGCGAGCGTGGCTTCGAGGCCACGACCGTGGACGAAATCACGGAGCGCGCCGACGTCGCGCGCGGCACGTTTTTCAACTATTTCCCGAAAAAGGAAGCGGTTCTCGCCTACCTGTCCGAGCAGCGGCTCGCGGATGCCGAAGCCGCCGCCAACGAGGTGTTGGCCGCCGACAAGCCGGCGGCCGAAAAGCTGATCGAGATCTTCGCGCGCGCCGCGTCGGCGTTCGAGGAGGATCGCGAGCTCTCTCGCTACGTCCTGAGCGAGCTGCTCGAGCGCGCATTCGCGCCGGTCGAGGACATCGGCAGCCGCTGGGATCAGGTGATCTTCAAGGTCATCGAGCAGGGCCAGCGGAACGGCGAGCTACGCCGCGATCTCGATCCGCAGCGCGTGATCGGCGTGCTGACTGCCACTTATTACGGTCTCCTGTTTATGTGGGTCCACTGTCCCGAGCAGACGCAGTTCAATCTTCAGGACGAGCTCTCCGCCCGCATCCGGCTGGTGGTCGACGGTCTGGCACCGAGAGGAACGAGGTCATGAGCGCGCGCCGCGGTACCCAGATGGCCGCCGCGGCCGCACTTCTGCTGCCCGTCGCGCTCGCGATCGTGCCGCGATTCGACGTCGCACTCGCCCGCGAGGTAGTTGCGGCGCCTTCGATCGCCGACACGCTGCGCCTGTCGGTGGACGAAGCCGTGGCCCGCGCGCTCTCGCAGGGCCAAGAGATCCACATCGCCAATTCGCAGGTGGATGTCGCCGACGCACAGGTGCGACAGGCGCTCTCCGAGGCGCTGCCGCAAATCAACGGCTCGCTGACCTACGGCCGGCAGTTCGCTTCGATCTACCAGAGTCTCGCCGGCGACACGAGCGGGATCGCGAGCCTGTTCAAGAACAGTCCGTTCGGTTCGCCCAACAGCTGGAATGCCGAGCTGACCGGATCCCAGCTGCTGTGGTCGGGCGGCCGTATCGCCGCGGGATTGTCGGCGGCGCGCGCCTACCGCGCCAGCAACCGCGCGGATCGCGATGAGACGGCCGCCAACATCCGCGCGCGCGTCCAGCGCGCGTATCTCGAGGCGGTGTACAGCCGCGAGGTGCTCGCGATTTCGCGAATGGGGCTCGATCAGGCCCGCGCGCATCTCACCGAGGTCGCCGAGTACCAGAAGGAAGGCTCGCGCTCCGAATACGATCTGATCCGGGCCCAGGTCGACGCCGCCAACGAGGAACCGCCGGTGGTGACCGCAAGCAACGCCGTGGATCTCGCCATGTTCAATCTCAAGCGGCTCCTCAACGTGCCGCTCGAGCAGCCGCTCGAGCTGACTACCACGCTCACATTCCCCGACCGCATGGTCCCGGTGGTTGCCGACGAGAACAACGAGCCCACCGGCCGCGCGGCCTTGATTCGCGCCGACGCCGACGTCGAAGCGCGGAAGCAGCTCGTCCGGGTCCAGAAAGCGGGCTACTGGCCAAGCCTCACACTGTCGGGAACGCTCTCGCAGCAGGCATTTCCGCAGATCGAGCGGCCGACGCTCGACCAGTTCCATCGCAGCCTCACCGCGCAGCTCAGGCTCGACTTGCCGATCTTCACCGGCTTCAAGGTGTCGGGAGCGGTCGCACAGGCCAACGCCGAGCTGCGCCAGGCCGAATATCAACGTGATCAGGAACGGGAGAACGTCGAGATCGAGGTTGCCCAGGCGCGTCTCGAAGCGCGGCGCATGCTCGCCGAGCTGTTGGCGCGCGACGTCACCGCCGGGCTCGCGCAGCGCGCCCACTATCTGGCCGACGTGCGCTACAAGAACGGCCTGTCCACCCAGCTCGAGGTCTCCGACGCGAGGTTGCAGATGCAGACCGCCCAGATCAACGAAGCCGAAGCCACCAAGAACTATCGCCTCGCCCTGCTCGAACTGGAGCGCGCCCTCGGGCATCCGCTGCCGCTGGTGAAGCGCCCACTCGACGAGCTGACCGCGGCCCAGACCGAAGAGGAGCGTTGACCATGAAGCGTGTGACGAAATTGTGGATGGGGGCGGCGCTGCTCGCGCTGGTCGCCGTGTACGGCTGTGGAGGCAAGTCGGGGGATTCGGCAGCCGCCGGCGTCGCGCAGAACGCCGCCTTGCTCGCGGCCAGTGACGTGGGCGTCGTGACGCGCACCGATCTCACCTCGGGAGTGCCGGTCTCCGGCACGCTCACGCCCTCGGTGGACGTGAAGGTGACGGCGCCGATGGCCGAGCTGATCGAGCAGGTGCTAGTGCGTGAGGGCCAGGCAGTGAGCAAGGGACAGCTCCTGGCCCGTTTCCGTGGAGCCTCGTTCGAGGCCGCGGCCACCAGCGCCAGGGCCCAGCTGAAGATCGCCAGCGACGACTACGACCGGCAGCAGAACCTGTTCAAGGAAGGCGCGGTCTCGAAACACGACGTCGAGTCCGCCGAAGCCGCGTTCAAGATGGCGCAGGCCAACGAAGCCCAGGCCAGCAAGAAGTGGGATGACGCCAACGTGCGCTCGCCCATCAACGGCGTGGTCTCGGTGCGCTCGGTCGAGAGCGGCGATCGTCCCGGCGACGGCGATCCGATGTTCGAGATCGTCAACACCGCCGAGTTCGAGTTCGAGGCCACGGTGCCGAGCGAGTTCATTCCCCACATCCGAGTGGGCTCGCCGGTGCGGCTCAACGTGTCAGGATTCCCGGCCGGCAGCGTGCAGGGCCACGTCGCGCGCGTGAACGCGGCGGTGGATGCGGCGACGCGCCAGGTCAAGGTCTACGTCAACGTGCCGAATCCCGGCGGCAGGCTGGTGGGCGGACTGTTCGCCTCGGGCAGCATCGTCACCGAGGAGTCGCGCCAGGCGCTGGCCGCGCCGGCCAGCGGCGTGCGCGGTCAGGGTGACGCGACCTATGCGATGGTGGTCGAGAACGGCAAGCTCGCGAAACGCGCGATCAAGATTGGCGTTCGCGACGACGCGCGCGACCTGATCGAGATCCTGTCGGGCCTGAAGCCCGGCGACAGCGTGGTGACCGGCCCGATCGAGGGCCTGGTCGAAGGACAATCGGTGCAGATCGGCGGAAAGGAGAGCTGATCCATGTTTCTCAGCGATCTCTCGATTCGCCGGCCGGTGCTCGCCACCATGCTGATCGTGGCGCTGGTGACGCTTGGCATCTTCTCCTATCGACGGCTGGCGGTCGATCTGTGGCCCAAGGTGGATTTCCCGTTCGTCAGCATCACCACCAACTACTCGGGCGCTTCGCCCGAAGCGGTCGAACGCGAAGTCACCAAGAAGATCGAGGAGTCGGTCAACTCGGTCGAGGGCGTGAAGCGCATCTTCTCGTACTCAAACGAAGGCTTCAGCCAGGTCTTCATCGAGTTCCAGCTCAACACTCACATCATGGACGCGGTCGCCGACGTCCGCTCCAAGATGGACGGCATCCGCCAGGATCTGCCCAAGGACATCGATCCGCCGGTGATCGCGCGCTTCGATCCGGCCTCGCAGCCGATCATGAGCTTCGCGGTCAACGGACCGGGCTGGGCGCTGCGCGATCTCACGCGGCTCGCCGAAGAAGACATCAGCCGGCGCATCCAGAACGTCTCGGGGGTCGGCAGTGTCACGGTGGTCGGGGGCGTGCGCCGCGAGATCCATGCCCTGCTGCTGCCCGATCGCATGAACGCGCTCGGCGTCTCGCCCGACCAGGTGACGACGGCGATCGAGCGCGAGAACTCCGACGTGCCGGCCGGCCGGGTCAAGCGTGGCGCACACGAGGACCTGGTGCGCATCCAGGGCCGCATCAAGGACCCGGCAGAATTCGCCAACATCGCGGTGTCGGTGCGCAACGGCAGCACCGTGCGCCTTGGCCAGGTTGCTCGTATCGAGGATGCGCAGGAGGAGGAGCGCGACGCGGCGTTCGTGAACGGCCAGCGCTCGGTGGCGATCGAGATCCGCAAGGTCTCGGGCGCCAACACCGTGGACATCGCCGACGCCGTCAATCAGCGCGTCGCGGACCTCAACCGGACGCTGCCACGCGGCGCGCGGCTGTCGGTGATTCAGGACAACTCGGTGTGGATCCGCCAGTCGGTGGACGACGTCCAGAAGACGCTGGTCGAGGGCGCGATCCTCACGATTCTGATCGTGTTCATCTTCCTCAACTCGTGGCGTTCGACCGTCATCACCGGCCTCACTCTCCCGGTTTCGGTGATCTCGGCGTTCCTCGCCTTCTACGCCTTCGGCTTCACGCTCAACACCATGACGCTGATGGCGCTTTCGCTGGTGATCGGCATCCTGATCGACGACGCCATCGTGGTGCGTGAGAATATCGTTCGCCATGTCGAGCGCGGCGAAGACCACATGACCGCCGCGCGCAACGGCACCGCCGAGATCGGCTTTGCGGTGCTCGCGACCTCGCTCTCGATCGTAGCGGTGTTCGTGCCGGTCGCATTCATGGGCGGCATCGTCGGCAAGTTCTTCTACCAGTTCGGTATCGTCATCGCGTTCGCGGTGCTGGTGTCGCTGTTCGTGTCGTTCACGCTCGACCCGATGCTGTCGTCGCGTTGGTACGACCCGCAGGCCGAAGGCGCGCCACCCAGGGGCCCGGTCGGAAAGCTGCTGCGCCGCTTCAACGACTGGTTCGACGAGGCCAGCCATCGCTATCGCGGCGTGATCCGGTGGGCATTGAAGCACCGTTTCATCACGCTCGGCATCGCCGCGGCTTCGTTCGTGGTCGCGATCGCGCTGCCGGTGGCGGGACTGGTGGGCGGGCAGTTCATGCCGAAGTCGGACGAGGAACAGACCATGGTGGCGTTCGAGACGCCGGTCGGCTCCTCGATCGACTACACCAAGGAGAAGGGCCTCGAGATCTCGCGCTACCTCAAGTCTCGCCCCGAGGTGGCGTATACCTATCTCTCGATTGGCGGCTCGTCGCAGAACAACGAGGTCAATCGCGGTTCGGTGTTCGTGAAGATGGTGCCGCGGCACGAGCGCAAGCTGTCGCAGCAGGAGTTCGAGACCGACGTCAGGAAGGTCTTGCCGCGCTTCACCGGATCGAGCGCGCGCATCCTCCAGCTTGGCGCCGTGGGCGGTTCGCAGGCACCGATCGTGATCAACCTGAACGGCCCGGATCTCGCCAAGCTTCAAGAGCTGTCGGACCAGGCGATCGCGAAGATCAAGGACGTCCCCGGCCTGGTCGAGCTGAAATCCTCGCTCGAGGGCCGCAAGCCCGAATGGGCGGTCGACGTGAATCGCGATCTCGCCGCGCAGGTCGGACTCTCGATCGGCGAGATCGGGCAGTCGCTGCGCCCGATCCTCTCCGGCGAGAAGGCCGGCGACTGGGAGGATCCGAGCAGCGGACTCTCCTACGACGTCCGCGTGCGCATGGCGCCGGAGTACCGCCAGTCGGAAGCCGATCTGCTGCGTACGCCGATCGCCACCTCGCAGACCGACAAGAAGACCGGGATGCCGGTGATGGTGCCGCTCGATCAGGTCGCCAGCCTGCGCCGCGGCGGCGCGCCCGCGCAAATCGACCGGCGTCAGCTCCAGCGCGTGGCCACCA
Proteins encoded:
- a CDS encoding TetR/AcrR family transcriptional regulator — its product is MSELEISRRERKKDETRQRIFLHAIRLFRERGFEATTVDEITERADVARGTFFNYFPKKEAVLAYLSEQRLADAEAAANEVLAADKPAAEKLIEIFARAASAFEEDRELSRYVLSELLERAFAPVEDIGSRWDQVIFKVIEQGQRNGELRRDLDPQRVIGVLTATYYGLLFMWVHCPEQTQFNLQDELSARIRLVVDGLAPRGTRS
- a CDS encoding efflux RND transporter permease subunit; amino-acid sequence: MFLSDLSIRRPVLATMLIVALVTLGIFSYRRLAVDLWPKVDFPFVSITTNYSGASPEAVEREVTKKIEESVNSVEGVKRIFSYSNEGFSQVFIEFQLNTHIMDAVADVRSKMDGIRQDLPKDIDPPVIARFDPASQPIMSFAVNGPGWALRDLTRLAEEDISRRIQNVSGVGSVTVVGGVRREIHALLLPDRMNALGVSPDQVTTAIERENSDVPAGRVKRGAHEDLVRIQGRIKDPAEFANIAVSVRNGSTVRLGQVARIEDAQEEERDAAFVNGQRSVAIEIRKVSGANTVDIADAVNQRVADLNRTLPRGARLSVIQDNSVWIRQSVDDVQKTLVEGAILTILIVFIFLNSWRSTVITGLTLPVSVISAFLAFYAFGFTLNTMTLMALSLVIGILIDDAIVVRENIVRHVERGEDHMTAARNGTAEIGFAVLATSLSIVAVFVPVAFMGGIVGKFFYQFGIVIAFAVLVSLFVSFTLDPMLSSRWYDPQAEGAPPRGPVGKLLRRFNDWFDEASHRYRGVIRWALKHRFITLGIAAASFVVAIALPVAGLVGGQFMPKSDEEQTMVAFETPVGSSIDYTKEKGLEISRYLKSRPEVAYTYLSIGGSSQNNEVNRGSVFVKMVPRHERKLSQQEFETDVRKVLPRFTGSSARILQLGAVGGSQAPIVINLNGPDLAKLQELSDQAIAKIKDVPGLVELKSSLEGRKPEWAVDVNRDLAAQVGLSIGEIGQSLRPILSGEKAGDWEDPSSGLSYDVRVRMAPEYRQSEADLLRTPIATSQTDKKTGMPVMVPLDQVASLRRGGAPAQIDRRQLQRVAT
- a CDS encoding TolC family protein, with protein sequence MSARRGTQMAAAAALLLPVALAIVPRFDVALAREVVAAPSIADTLRLSVDEAVARALSQGQEIHIANSQVDVADAQVRQALSEALPQINGSLTYGRQFASIYQSLAGDTSGIASLFKNSPFGSPNSWNAELTGSQLLWSGGRIAAGLSAARAYRASNRADRDETAANIRARVQRAYLEAVYSREVLAISRMGLDQARAHLTEVAEYQKEGSRSEYDLIRAQVDAANEEPPVVTASNAVDLAMFNLKRLLNVPLEQPLELTTTLTFPDRMVPVVADENNEPTGRAALIRADADVEARKQLVRVQKAGYWPSLTLSGTLSQQAFPQIERPTLDQFHRSLTAQLRLDLPIFTGFKVSGAVAQANAELRQAEYQRDQERENVEIEVAQARLEARRMLAELLARDVTAGLAQRAHYLADVRYKNGLSTQLEVSDARLQMQTAQINEAEATKNYRLALLELERALGHPLPLVKRPLDELTAAQTEEER
- a CDS encoding efflux RND transporter periplasmic adaptor subunit, which translates into the protein MKRVTKLWMGAALLALVAVYGCGGKSGDSAAAGVAQNAALLAASDVGVVTRTDLTSGVPVSGTLTPSVDVKVTAPMAELIEQVLVREGQAVSKGQLLARFRGASFEAAATSARAQLKIASDDYDRQQNLFKEGAVSKHDVESAEAAFKMAQANEAQASKKWDDANVRSPINGVVSVRSVESGDRPGDGDPMFEIVNTAEFEFEATVPSEFIPHIRVGSPVRLNVSGFPAGSVQGHVARVNAAVDAATRQVKVYVNVPNPGGRLVGGLFASGSIVTEESRQALAAPASGVRGQGDATYAMVVENGKLAKRAIKIGVRDDARDLIEILSGLKPGDSVVTGPIEGLVEGQSVQIGGKES